DNA from Rhodobacteraceae bacterium M382:
GAGGCGTCAATCTCGGGCACAGAAGAGCTGGTCGTGCCACCGCCCCCATAGTTCCAGTTCCCCCACCAGGATGACCACCAGCTATAGCTTTGGGCCGACGCGGAAACAGCCGAAAAGGAAAAGATAGGCACAGCGGCGATAAGGCGAAAGGCGACGCGTTTCATGTTTGGTCCTCGATAGATCCTGTTTCCACTATGGTAAAACCGCAAGGAAATACAAGTTCTAGCCAAACCGTGAGTAGGGATCGCAACAATCGGCACCCGCCGCGTGTACTGTTTCACCCTTCAGAACAATAGGATGCAAAACAGGCGCGGCGTGGCTGGTTTGTCTGGGCGCGACTGTATCCAGTCGAATCAACCTGTGCGGTGGTGCCCCCACAGAGTCACAAGAGGCGCGCGTAAGGCGCCTCTTGTTTTGCTTGGTCTTATTCCGCCGCCTTGAGCGATGTTGATGCCTGCGTCGGAGGGCGTTTGTTGGCCCGCGGGCCCGTGGTTTCCTCGCCGATGTCCGCATCCCACAGGATTTCGGTTGTGGGCAGTTTGCGCATGGTCTTTTTCAGGCGCATGTCCTGAGCAATGCGGCTGGACCGGCCAGAAGTGATCCGCGCCAGCAGGCGCAGGACCAAGGCCGCATAGGTCGACACCCAGACCCGCATGGCCAACAGGGATGGGGTGACAATCAGGGTCAGAATAGTCGCAATCCCAAGGCCAAAAACCACGGCCGTGGCCAGCTGCTTCCACCACAACGCCGTCGGGCTGTCGATCGAATACCCGCCGTTGATGAAATCCAGGCTCAGCCCGAACATCATCGGCGTCAGACCGGCCATCGTGGTGATGGTGGTCAGCAGAACCGGGCGAATCCGGGCCTCGGCGGTGCGGATGATCGCTTCGATCCGGGGCATGTGTCGGCTGAATTCCTGATATGTGTCGATCAGCACAATGTTGTTGTTCACCACGATCCCGGCCAAAGCCACGATCCCGGTGCCGGTCATGATGATCGAAAACGGCTGTTGCATCACCATCATGCCGATCAGAACGCCGGTCGTGGACAGCACCACCGCCAGCAACACCAGAACCGAGTTGTAGAAACTGTTGAACTGCGCCAGCAGGATGATGAACATCAACCCCAGCGCACCGGCAAAGGCGTTCATCAGGAAGGCACCGGATTCAGCCTGTTCTTCCTGATCACCGGTCCATTCCCAGGTGATGGATTGGGACAGCGGGTCAGTGTCAAGCCATTCGGTGATCACCGCGATCCGTTCGCTGGGATTGACCGGGACAAACCGGGCACCCGCGTCCAGAGCCGTGCGCAGATCGTCGATGGTCGCGGCACCGGTCAACTGTACCAGCTCCAACTGTTCGCCCGTCGGTCTCTGGATGGTTTCACCCGTCGGCTGGCTGCCCTCGGGGACCGCCCTGAGCAGCGCCAGACGTTTGTCTGCGCCGGTCTCAGCGTCGGGCCCGACGACTTTCATCAGCCCCGGCAACACATCGGCCTTGACGTCATAAAACCGCTCCTGGTCGATGCGGCTGATGGTGGCGACCTTTGGAACCGGTTTGCGGGTGATGAAGTTCGACAACGGCACCAATCCGTCGGCTGTGCGCAGCTTCAGGTTATCCAGGGTCGAGAGCACCCGATCATGTTCAGGCAGACGGACGCGAATTTCGATTTCCTCGTCCGAGGAGTCGACCCGCATCGTGTCCAGCAGAATGCCGCGGGTCACCAGCTGAACCATGGCCCCCACAGTGGCGACATCGGCGCCATAGCGTCCGGCCTTGGCGACATCGACGTCGATCTGCCAATCGATACCGGGCAAGGGCAGGGTGTCTTCAATCAGGGTCAGGCCGGGGGTCTTGTCGAAGTGCGCGCGCGCCGCCAGTGCCGAACTCGTGAGATCTTCCCATTTGTCGCCGCGAATGCGCAGATGAATCGGTTTGCCCTGTCCGGGGCCCTGTTCCAACGCATTCAGTTCGGCTTCGAAACCAGGCAGCTTTGCCAGTTCGGCCTTGAGCTCGTCGATCACGGTATTGCCGGTGAAATCGGTTGCGGTCACCTGTCGGGTCAGATGGCCATAGAACCAGGGTTCGGACTGGGTCGGGCGGTCTTCCCAGGGGATGATTTCGAACTGAACCTGACCAACGGTATCTGCGGGGGATTGCCCGCCACCAGGCCCGCCGGTGTCCAGCCCGCCTTCGCCGGCAAAGGCAAAGACGTTGATCACCGCAGGGTGGGCCGAAATGACGTCTTCGACCTGCTGAACCATCGCGTCATTTTCCGTCAACGACGTATTGCCGCGCGCCCGGACATAGACCGTGGCCTGTTCCGGTTCGGTATCGACAAAGAATTCGACGCCACGAGAATTGGCAGGGAACAAAACGACCGCCACATAGAACACGCTGGCAAACACGGTGCCGACCGCGACGATGGGCATGACCGGATTGCCAACGAGAAACTTGATGAGGTAGCCGAACGCAGTGTGGCGATACCCTGCGCGCACACGTTTGGGGGCACGTTCGATCCGCGCTGCCCCCAATGTGATGGACGCGGCAAAAGCCGAGAACACAAACAACACCGCCCCCAGGATCGATCCCATCAGGGGTGGCACCCCGACGCCAGGCAACAGATAGGATGAATTCAGGACCTGCATGATGCCCAGAAACATGCCGTACATCGCAGGCGGTACCAAAATCACCCGCACCAGCCAGGGAAGTTTTGCACGCAACCAGTCAGATCCATGCTGGAATACCCGGCTCATCCGGCCGGACACACCGCCCACGACAGGCAGATACAGCAGCGCCACCAGCAGAGACGCGGACAAGACAAAGATCATTGTGACCGGCAACATGCCCATGAATTCGCCCGGAACGCCGGGCCAGAACAGCATCGGCAGGAAGGCGCAGAGCGTTGTGGCCGTGGACGAGACCACCGGCCAGAACATCCGCTGTGCGGCCTCGACATAGGCATGCATCGGGCCGGTGCCTTCCTTGATCCGCTTGTCGGCATATTCGACCACCACGATGGCCCCATCGACCAACATACCGACCGCCAGGATCAGACCGAACATCACCATGTTGGAAATGGTGACCCCCATCAGCGCCAGAAAGGCAAAACACAGAAGGAAAGAGGTCGGAATCGCAAAACCAACCAGCATCGCCGCCCGGCTCCCCAATGCCGACAGGATGACGATCATCACCAGCGCAACGGCGGTCAGAACCGATCCTTCGAGCTGGCGCACCATCGAACCGACGACCCGGCTTTGGTCGTTCGATGTCCCGACGGTCACGGCGGCTTGCAGTTCGTTGGGCCACTTGCGCTGTGCCTCTGCCAAAGTCGCTTTGACCTCGTCAACGGTGTCGATCAGGTTGAACCCTTTGCGTTTGACCACTTGCAGGGCCAGGGTGTTTTCGCCGTCGAACCGGGCGGTGCCCTTGCGGTCTTCGAAGGTATAATTGATCTCGGCCAGCTCTCCCAGCGTCACCACCCGGTCGCCGTTGGTCTTGACCGGCAGCGCGTAGATGTCGCGCACGTCATCAAACGAGGATGGGATCTTGACCGAGAATGTCCCCTGATCGGTTTCGACTTCGCCCGCTGCGATCAGCTGGTTGTTGTTTCGAACGACGTTGATCAGCTCCAGCGCGGTGACGTTATAGGCCTCCAGCCGCAGGGGGTCGATCAGTACTTCGACCATCTCGTCACGATTGCCGGCTATGCCCGCCTCGAGAACCGCATCCAGGGCCTCGAAATCGTCCTGAAGATCCTTGGCCAGCCTGGCCATGGTGCGTTCGGGCACGTCGCCGGTCAGGTTGACGATGACGATCGGGAATTCGGAAAAGTTGATTTCCTTGATGGTGTATTGTT
Protein-coding regions in this window:
- a CDS encoding VPEID-CTERM sorting domain-containing protein — its product is MKRVAFRLIAAVPIFSFSAVSASAQSYSWWSSWWGNWNYGGGGTTSSSVPEIDASTGSLAVAAVAAALLLTREIKRRRR
- a CDS encoding efflux RND transporter permease subunit, whose product is MIGVVNWAADRARMVLAFIAISILVGAFSYASLPKEGEPDIDIPMLFVSVQFPGISAVDSESLLIKPMETEMVDLDGLEKMTATAAENYAGLLLEFDFGWDKSSTIADVRDAMNTAQADFPDGAEQYTIKEINFSEFPIVIVNLTGDVPERTMARLAKDLQDDFEALDAVLEAGIAGNRDEMVEVLIDPLRLEAYNVTALELINVVRNNNQLIAAGEVETDQGTFSVKIPSSFDDVRDIYALPVKTNGDRVVTLGELAEINYTFEDRKGTARFDGENTLALQVVKRKGFNLIDTVDEVKATLAEAQRKWPNELQAAVTVGTSNDQSRVVGSMVRQLEGSVLTAVALVMIVILSALGSRAAMLVGFAIPTSFLLCFAFLALMGVTISNMVMFGLILAVGMLVDGAIVVVEYADKRIKEGTGPMHAYVEAAQRMFWPVVSSTATTLCAFLPMLFWPGVPGEFMGMLPVTMIFVLSASLLVALLYLPVVGGVSGRMSRVFQHGSDWLRAKLPWLVRVILVPPAMYGMFLGIMQVLNSSYLLPGVGVPPLMGSILGAVLFVFSAFAASITLGAARIERAPKRVRAGYRHTAFGYLIKFLVGNPVMPIVAVGTVFASVFYVAVVLFPANSRGVEFFVDTEPEQATVYVRARGNTSLTENDAMVQQVEDVISAHPAVINVFAFAGEGGLDTGGPGGGQSPADTVGQVQFEIIPWEDRPTQSEPWFYGHLTRQVTATDFTGNTVIDELKAELAKLPGFEAELNALEQGPGQGKPIHLRIRGDKWEDLTSSALAARAHFDKTPGLTLIEDTLPLPGIDWQIDVDVAKAGRYGADVATVGAMVQLVTRGILLDTMRVDSSDEEIEIRVRLPEHDRVLSTLDNLKLRTADGLVPLSNFITRKPVPKVATISRIDQERFYDVKADVLPGLMKVVGPDAETGADKRLALLRAVPEGSQPTGETIQRPTGEQLELVQLTGAATIDDLRTALDAGARFVPVNPSERIAVITEWLDTDPLSQSITWEWTGDQEEQAESGAFLMNAFAGALGLMFIILLAQFNSFYNSVLVLLAVVLSTTGVLIGMMVMQQPFSIIMTGTGIVALAGIVVNNNIVLIDTYQEFSRHMPRIEAIIRTAEARIRPVLLTTITTMAGLTPMMFGLSLDFINGGYSIDSPTALWWKQLATAVVFGLGIATILTLIVTPSLLAMRVWVSTYAALVLRLLARITSGRSSRIAQDMRLKKTMRKLPTTEILWDADIGEETTGPRANKRPPTQASTSLKAAE